The following are from one region of the Gossypium hirsutum isolate 1008001.06 chromosome D03, Gossypium_hirsutum_v2.1, whole genome shotgun sequence genome:
- the LOC107949735 gene encoding uncharacterized protein has translation MDRRLSRDSSLQKKALENRCKAEADQQHVPDLTDFINDMFFGTVDNDKKAHYNLTGKSTDEEDEDFDSSTRSNSSKLTQEWLEEARRMMASSPSRSDSPSRLVGSPKFAAAQPRRLSLSSSFERRDPLSRSARRNRQLEGFSEEILTKSAKHSRNKSETPDTVNSPSPTDNISTAEAVHKWFSNILKPTNHTPPSSAPPSPTRNDLTSSLPPRQSTFRRSRFQADPSARVPVPSSTTLKTQLSLQDTQLLSPPKKLVESTHRRSISSSTCFFEQNKPLSPPRNLVESAQRRSISKSTCSLEKIAPRKSNANGWSKEDDGTREISLNKFLKDQRSKFEMILNGEAGSKAKIVLSGPSNSTSSMVAAICYAWLLDNRGKKSKGGEEEGCIVVPVMNVKRERMWKHRQAAWLFHHVGLDATSLLFAEEVDVETLMMAGQLSILVVGQDILKTNREVGSQCTILTDNYCEAAYELLQTPMLKKLLLSGILLDTQNLNVYAKLSMARDAEAVQLLLVGSVPNYRNALYDQLMQDERDNSFIEVLQHTYGKPSNDGVDDTVYTMSETKSPSISCREASATHSDKTSNDARSAKVNKPPSKPAKPGAVPVKGGTDSIAEASRGKNKFFLAKWFGFGSK, from the exons ATGGATCGGAGACTCAGCAGAGACTCATCGTTGCAGAAGAAAGCATTGGAGAATCGATGCAAAGCTGAAGCCGACCAGCAACATGTTCCCGACCTCACTGATTTCATCAACGACATGTTCTTCGGAACTGTCGATAATGACAAGAAAGCTCATTATAATTTAACTGGTAAGTCTACGGATGAAGAAGACGAAGATTTTGATTCTAGCACAAGGAGTAATAGCAGCAAGCTAACTCAGGAATGGCTGGAAGAAGCTAGGCGCATGATGGCTTCATCTCCTTCTCGGAGTGACTCGCCTTCTCGCCTTGTTGGTTCACCTAAGTTCGCCGCCGCTCAACCGAGGCGGCTTTCCCTGTCATCATCTTTTGAACGCCGTGACCCTCTCTCCAGGTCTGCTAGAAG GAACAGGCAGTTGGAAGGATTCAGTGAAGAGATTCTAACGAAATCAGCAAAACACAGCCGCAACAAATCAGAAACACCAGACACGGTGAACTCTCCTAGTCCTACTGATAATATATCCACAGCCGAAGCTGTTCATAAATGGTTCTCCAACATCCTTAAACCCACCAATCATACACCACCGTCTAGTGCACCACCTTCCCCGACAAGAAATGATCTAACCTCTAGTTTGCCACCTAGGCAATCAACCTTCCGCAGGTCACGATTCCAAGCAGACCCATCTGCCCGAGTCCCAGTCCCCTCCTCTACAACTCTCAAAACTCAACTTTCTTTGCAAGACACCCAGTTGCTTTCTCCTCCGAAAAAACTGGTTGAATCGACTCACAGGAGGTCAATATCGTCTTCCACATGCTTCTTTGAGCAGAATAAGCCTCTTTCACCTCCAAGGAACTTGGTGGAGTCTGCTCAGAGGAGGTCTATATCTAAGTCGACGTGTTCATTAGAGAAAATTGCACCAAGGAAGAGTAATGCAAATGGGTGGTCCAAGGAAGATGATGGAACTCGAGAAATTAGCCTTAATAAATTTCTAAAAGATCAGAGAAGTAAGTTCGAGATGATATTGAATGGAGAGGCTGGATCCAAGGCCAAGATCGTCCTGTCAGGACCTTCTAACA GTACGAGTTCAATGGTGGCAGCTATATGCTATGCATGGCTATTAGATAACAGAGGTAAGAAGAGTaaaggaggagaagaagaagggtGCATTGTGGTGCCAGTGATGAATGTTAAAAGGGAAAGAATGTGGAAACATAGGCAGGCGGCTTGGCTCTTTCACCATGTTGGCCTTGATGCTACCTCACTTCTCTTTGCCGAGGAG GTGGATGTGGAGACTCTAATGATGGCTGGCCAGTTAAGCATCCTTGTAGTTGGCCAAGATATTCTCAAAACAAATAGAGAG GTTGGATCTCAATGCACAATTCTAACAGATAATTATTGTGAAGCTGCATATGAACTACTGCAAACCCCTATGCTGAAAAAGCTTTTG CTTTCTGGCATTCTATTAGACACACAAAATCTGAATGTGTATGCTAAACTGTCCATGGCTAGAGATGCAGAGGCAGTTCAACTACTTCTGGTCGGCTCGGTCCCGAATTATCGAAATGCTCTTTACGATCAAT TAATGCAAGATGAAAGGGACAATTCGTTCATTGAAGTATTGCAACATACCTATGGAAAGCCCTCTAATGATG GTGTTGATGATACTGTTTATACGATGTCGGAGACGAAATCACCGTCTATTTCATGTCGTGAAGCTTCTGCAACACATTCTGATAAGACTTCTAATGATGCAAGGAGTGCAAAAGTTAACAAGCCTCCTTCAAAACCAG CAAAACCTGGTGCAGTACCAGTGAAAGGTGGAACAGATTCAATAGCAGAAGCATCTCGTGGAAAGAACAAGTTTTTTCTGGCAAAATGGTTTGGTTTTGGAtcaaaatga